A region from the Dinoroseobacter shibae DFL 12 = DSM 16493 genome encodes:
- a CDS encoding carbohydrate ABC transporter permease, with amino-acid sequence MKTENQKAWFFVLPVLFLVAFNALVPMMTVVNYSVQETFGNNTFFWQGLDWFEQILRSDRFQAALGRQFMFTAIILAIEIPLGIIVALSMPRKGIWVPVCLVLMALPMLIPWNVVGAMWNIFALPKIGMLGYFMNDVLGVHYDMTQDPLAAWITVIVMDVWHWTSLVVLLCYAGLVSIPDAYYQAAKIDGASPWAVFRYIQLPKMKTVLTIAILLRFMDSFNIYTEPFVLTGGGPGNSTTLLSIDLVKIALGQFDLGPAAAMSLIYFAITLLVSWVFYTLMTKDDPK; translated from the coding sequence ATGAAAACCGAAAACCAGAAAGCCTGGTTCTTCGTGCTGCCGGTCCTGTTCCTTGTGGCCTTCAACGCACTCGTGCCGATGATGACCGTGGTCAACTACTCGGTGCAGGAAACCTTCGGCAACAACACCTTCTTCTGGCAGGGCCTGGATTGGTTCGAGCAGATCCTCCGCTCCGACCGCTTCCAGGCCGCCTTGGGACGCCAGTTCATGTTCACCGCGATCATCCTGGCGATCGAGATCCCGCTGGGCATCATCGTGGCCCTGTCCATGCCGCGCAAGGGGATCTGGGTGCCCGTCTGCCTCGTGCTGATGGCGCTGCCGATGCTGATCCCGTGGAACGTGGTGGGCGCGATGTGGAACATCTTCGCCCTGCCCAAGATCGGGATGCTGGGGTACTTCATGAACGATGTGCTGGGCGTGCATTACGACATGACCCAGGACCCGCTGGCGGCCTGGATCACCGTGATCGTCATGGATGTGTGGCACTGGACCTCGCTGGTGGTGCTGCTGTGCTACGCGGGCCTGGTGTCGATCCCCGACGCCTACTACCAGGCGGCCAAGATCGACGGCGCCTCGCCCTGGGCCGTGTTCCGCTACATCCAGTTGCCCAAGATGAAGACCGTGCTGACCATCGCGATCCTGCTGCGCTTCATGGACAGCTTCAACATCTACACCGAACCCTTCGTGCTCACCGGCGGGGGGCCGGGCAACTCCACCACGCTGCTGTCCATCGACCTGGTGAAGATCGCCCTGGGGCAGTTCGACCTCGGCCCGGCGGCGGCCATGAGCCTGATCTACTTCGCCATCACCCTGCTGGTGAGCTGGGTCTTCTACACCCTGATGACCAAGGATGACCCGAAATGA
- a CDS encoding RraA family protein, which produces MDRRPIPPTLLDRLRAVDTPTVCNAIEVVQGGRGFARLTRGTMQHSRPGMPPMVGRARTARIAGLAPPTEAEDTIKARRRAYYRAMARGPQPTVAVIEDLDYPNCIAGWWGEVHVAVHKGLGMAGAVTNGVMRDLDVHDDGFPVLAGSIGVSHGFVHVRELGCEVSILGLQVAEDDLVHADRHGALVIPEDVIPSLEAAIATVIENEALILGPARAPGFDLGKLEEAWAVFEARRT; this is translated from the coding sequence ATGGACCGCAGACCGATCCCTCCCACGTTGCTTGACCGCCTCCGGGCCGTGGACACCCCGACCGTTTGCAACGCCATCGAGGTGGTGCAGGGCGGCCGCGGCTTTGCCCGCCTGACGCGCGGCACGATGCAGCATTCCCGCCCCGGCATGCCGCCCATGGTGGGCCGCGCCCGCACCGCCAGGATCGCAGGGCTCGCGCCCCCGACCGAGGCGGAGGACACCATCAAGGCCCGCCGCCGCGCCTATTACCGGGCCATGGCCCGCGGCCCCCAGCCCACCGTCGCGGTGATCGAGGATCTGGATTACCCCAACTGCATCGCCGGGTGGTGGGGGGAGGTCCATGTGGCGGTCCACAAGGGGCTGGGCATGGCCGGGGCCGTGACCAACGGGGTGATGCGCGATCTCGACGTCCATGATGATGGCTTCCCGGTGCTGGCGGGCTCCATCGGGGTCAGCCATGGCTTCGTCCATGTCCGCGAACTGGGCTGCGAGGTGTCGATCCTTGGCCTGCAGGTCGCCGAGGACGATCTCGTCCATGCGGATCGCCACGGCGCGCTGGTCATCCCCGAGGACGTGATCCCGTCACTCGAGGCCGCCATCGCCACGGTGATCGAGAACGAGGCCCTGATTCTCGGGCCTGCCCGGGCGCCGGGGTTCGACCTGGGAAAGCTCGAAGAGGCCTGGGCGGTGTTCGAGGCCCGGCGCACCTGA
- a CDS encoding DUF2160 domain-containing protein translates to MRVLLPLLLTPGMAAAQQAGWGNVGQPEETGFSWTDPLWPDFWMAWTPATLAVFIGIFSAIAVIGLMEGFKYKDGLERKGVLGLTTTLGDRLFITLLGSVYIFLAWLGFIGQPIWTPLALAIAWGIFTFWKV, encoded by the coding sequence ATGCGCGTCCTCCTCCCCCTCCTACTGACCCCCGGCATGGCCGCCGCCCAACAGGCCGGCTGGGGCAATGTCGGTCAACCCGAAGAGACAGGCTTCTCCTGGACCGACCCGCTCTGGCCCGATTTCTGGATGGCCTGGACGCCCGCGACCCTCGCCGTCTTCATCGGCATCTTCTCGGCCATCGCCGTCATCGGCCTGATGGAGGGGTTCAAGTACAAGGACGGGTTGGAGCGCAAGGGCGTGCTCGGCCTGACCACCACCCTGGGCGACCGGCTTTTCATCACCCTGCTCGGCTCGGTCTACATCTTCCTCGCCTGGCTCGGCTTCATCGGCCAACCGATCTGGACCCCGCTTGCCCTCGCCATCGCCTGGGGCATCTTCACCTTCTGGAAGGTCTGA
- a CDS encoding carbohydrate ABC transporter permease, with translation MRKRSLIPIFYILFLMLPIYWLVTMSFKTTNEILAGFTLFPQTFTLDSYITIFTDPTWYWGYINSIIYVSLNTVLSVAVALPAAYAFSRYRFLGDKQLFFWLLTNRMAPAAVFALPFFQLYSSVKIFDTHLAVALAHTLFNVPLAVWILEGFMRSIPKELDETAYVDGYSFPRFFIKIFLPNIGAGVGVAAFFCFMFSWVEMLLAKTLTAVEAKPIAAVMTRTASSAGYELGLLAAAGTLTIIPGAIVIYFVRNYIARGFAMGRV, from the coding sequence ATGAGAAAACGCAGTCTCATCCCGATCTTCTACATCCTGTTCCTGATGCTGCCGATCTACTGGCTGGTGACGATGTCGTTCAAGACCACGAACGAGATCCTGGCGGGCTTCACGCTTTTCCCGCAAACCTTCACGCTGGACAGCTACATCACCATCTTCACCGACCCGACCTGGTACTGGGGCTATATCAACTCGATCATCTACGTGTCGCTGAACACCGTGCTGTCGGTCGCGGTGGCCCTGCCCGCGGCCTATGCCTTCTCGCGCTACCGGTTTCTCGGCGACAAGCAGCTGTTCTTCTGGCTGCTCACCAACCGCATGGCGCCCGCCGCGGTCTTCGCCCTGCCGTTCTTCCAGCTCTATTCCTCGGTGAAGATCTTCGACACCCACCTCGCCGTGGCCCTGGCGCACACGCTCTTCAATGTCCCACTGGCGGTCTGGATCTTGGAGGGGTTCATGCGCTCGATCCCCAAGGAGCTGGACGAGACCGCCTATGTCGACGGCTACTCCTTCCCGCGCTTCTTCATCAAGATCTTCCTGCCCAATATCGGCGCGGGCGTGGGCGTGGCGGCGTTCTTCTGCTTCATGTTCTCCTGGGTGGAGATGCTGCTGGCCAAGACCCTGACGGCGGTCGAAGCCAAGCCCATCGCCGCGGTGATGACCCGCACAGCGTCCAGCGCGGGCTACGAGCTGGGCCTGCTGGCGGCCGCCGGAACGCTGACCATCATTCCCGGCGCGATCGTGATCTATTTCGTGCGCAACTACATCGCGCGCGGCTTCGCCATGGGGAGGGTGTGA
- a CDS encoding BlaI/MecI/CopY family transcriptional regulator gives MRKKKPAHLLTDVELEFMTELWVLGEGGVRDVLDRLPPERNLAYTSGATILRILDDKGFVSSRKEGKTLIYTPVLEKDAYQTRSLQNLSRTLFDDTPASLVARLVDDAGLSASDLEDIRALVERRLQDDGDDPRD, from the coding sequence ATGCGCAAGAAAAAACCCGCCCACCTGCTGACCGATGTCGAACTGGAATTCATGACCGAGCTCTGGGTCCTGGGCGAGGGCGGCGTGCGCGACGTGCTGGACCGGCTGCCACCGGAGCGCAACCTCGCCTATACTTCCGGGGCGACCATCCTGCGCATTCTCGACGACAAGGGGTTCGTCTCCAGCCGCAAGGAGGGCAAGACGCTCATCTATACCCCTGTGCTGGAAAAGGACGCCTATCAGACCCGGTCGCTGCAAAATCTGTCGCGCACGCTTTTTGACGACACACCGGCCAGTCTTGTGGCACGGTTGGTGGATGATGCGGGGCTGAGCGCCTCGGATCTGGAGGATATTCGGGCGCTGGTGGAGAGGAGGCTCCAGGATGACGGCGATGACCCCCGCGATTGA
- a CDS encoding alpha/beta fold hydrolase — translation MIPHASDAWVLVPGTLCTGEVFAPILDRLGVAPARRHVLMPDAPAVTDYGDRLRAAVQGGEIVCGFSLGALILSHNLPALARARALVLLAANPHPDPPENRAGRLAVRDRVLAGEGPAWVAQNWEAMSTDRGTGLRDRVAVMAAATASLIPAQTDLAASRPGAAAALRATHLPTVFVTGAEDRMTPPDMVCDIARDMPRATLAVPDGLGHFALLEDPDRVAQAIRDGLAQVLSPNPEDSHGPQTDPSHVA, via the coding sequence ATGATCCCCCATGCGTCCGACGCCTGGGTCCTGGTGCCCGGCACCCTGTGCACGGGGGAGGTGTTCGCACCCATCCTCGACCGTCTCGGCGTGGCCCCGGCGCGCCGTCATGTCCTGATGCCCGACGCGCCCGCGGTCACCGACTATGGCGACCGGCTGCGCGCGGCGGTGCAGGGGGGCGAGATCGTCTGCGGCTTCAGCCTCGGCGCGCTGATCCTGTCGCACAACCTGCCCGCCCTCGCGCGCGCCAGGGCGCTCGTCCTGCTGGCGGCCAACCCCCATCCCGACCCGCCCGAGAACCGCGCGGGCCGCCTTGCGGTGCGCGACCGGGTGCTGGCGGGGGAGGGCCCGGCCTGGGTCGCACAGAACTGGGAAGCCATGTCCACCGACCGGGGCACGGGACTGCGCGACCGGGTGGCCGTCATGGCCGCGGCAACCGCGTCCCTGATCCCGGCCCAGACCGACCTCGCCGCCTCCCGCCCCGGCGCGGCGGCGGCCCTGCGTGCGACCCACCTGCCCACGGTATTCGTCACCGGCGCCGAAGACCGGATGACCCCGCCGGACATGGTCTGTGACATCGCCCGCGACATGCCCCGTGCCACCCTCGCGGTCCCCGATGGGCTGGGCCATTTCGCCCTGCTCGAAGACCCCGACCGGGTGGCGCAGGCCATCCGCGACGGGCTTGCCCAGGTGCTTTCCCCCAACCCCGAGGACTCCCATGGACCGCAGACCGATCCCTCCCACGTTGCTTGA
- a CDS encoding M56 family metallopeptidase, producing MTPAIDLFIDANILLLLAFCLWRVAQFFLQRTALRHDHGFQAGLLKTVLLITLLSPILGLGFTSLGNYLVPDTPTTLSDIAVAAYLGGSIAMPAVDFEALLNTRRTFVETFSAGKVSWAAPLLAGFAVVSVALTLRLLRSALCVRRTLADSYLWRRTGRVDIRLSDRITVPFAARGLRRRHVVLPTCLLTRPRDLRVVLAHEFQHLRAGDVEWELALEALRPLVFWNPAFILWKRAFEKLRELSCDQRVLASRCITPHEYAACLLTFCARRRTGPALARVAFVSVAPNTPKRVLEHRILSLYRLPSFRHTRPMLAALALVLALGIGSIAATVRAPGDWSQDRLMLSTIVNLERLDAITRQQGRATPASGLLGVAPMSR from the coding sequence ATGACCCCCGCGATTGATCTGTTCATTGATGCGAATATCTTGCTGCTGCTGGCTTTCTGCCTCTGGCGCGTTGCGCAATTTTTTCTGCAGCGCACGGCCCTGCGCCACGACCACGGGTTCCAGGCCGGTTTGCTCAAGACGGTGCTGTTGATCACCCTTCTGAGCCCGATTCTCGGCCTCGGTTTCACCAGCTTGGGAAACTATCTCGTCCCCGACACTCCGACGACGCTCAGCGACATTGCCGTGGCGGCATATCTCGGCGGCAGCATCGCGATGCCTGCGGTGGACTTCGAGGCCCTGCTGAATACCCGCAGAACATTTGTGGAAACCTTCTCCGCGGGGAAGGTTTCCTGGGCCGCACCGCTGCTGGCGGGTTTCGCGGTGGTGAGTGTTGCGTTGACCCTCCGGCTGCTGCGTTCCGCCCTCTGCGTTCGGCGCACCCTGGCCGACAGCTACCTGTGGCGGCGCACCGGGCGGGTGGATATCCGGCTCTCGGATCGAATCACCGTGCCCTTCGCGGCGCGCGGTTTGCGGCGGCGGCATGTGGTCCTGCCCACCTGCCTGCTGACCCGGCCCCGTGACCTGCGCGTGGTGCTCGCCCACGAGTTCCAGCACCTGCGCGCGGGCGACGTGGAATGGGAGCTGGCGCTGGAAGCCCTCCGTCCCCTGGTGTTCTGGAACCCGGCCTTCATTCTGTGGAAACGCGCGTTCGAGAAACTGCGCGAGCTGAGCTGCGACCAGAGGGTCCTCGCCTCCCGCTGCATCACGCCGCACGAGTACGCGGCCTGTTTGCTGACTTTCTGCGCGCGTCGCCGGACCGGCCCCGCCCTTGCCCGGGTGGCCTTCGTGTCAGTGGCGCCGAACACGCCCAAGCGCGTGTTGGAGCATCGCATCCTGTCGCTTTACCGCCTGCCCAGCTTCCGCCACACCCGGCCCATGCTGGCCGCGCTGGCGCTGGTCCTTGCCCTGGGCATCGGCAGCATCGCCGCCACCGTGCGCGCCCCGGGCGACTGGAGCCAGGATCGCCTGATGCTGTCGACCATCGTCAATCTCGAACGCCTCGACGCCATCACCCGGCAGCAGGGCCGCGCCACCCCGGCCAGCGGCCTGCTCGGCGTCGCCCCCATGTCCCGCTAG
- a CDS encoding ABC transporter ATP-binding protein, with amino-acid sequence MAQIRLSKLRHSYVPAPKGPEDYALKEIDVTWRDGGAYALLGPSGCGKSTLLNIISGLLTPSEGQVLFDDRDVTGLPPDQRNIAQVFQFPVIYDTMTVRQNLAFPLKNRGVDAATIEARVGEIAEMLEVTDMLDTKASNLGPDNKQKISMGRGLVRDDVNVVMFDEPLTVIDPHLKWKLRSKLKELHQKVRATMIYVTHDQTEALTFADEVVVMQDGEVVQIGTPVELFERPQHTFVGHFIGSPGMNVLPCELRGDHAVFEGHEVALEGPATGTGGTLKLGIRPEYVRLGETGLPAQLVKVSDVGRHFVLDAMVGNTRVKAVSETPPPPTGSPVNLSFRPEHTRVYRDGWIATEARP; translated from the coding sequence ATGGCGCAGATCCGACTGTCCAAGCTGCGGCACAGCTACGTACCCGCCCCCAAGGGCCCCGAGGACTACGCCCTCAAGGAGATCGACGTGACCTGGCGCGACGGCGGCGCCTATGCCCTGCTCGGCCCCTCGGGCTGCGGGAAATCCACGCTTCTCAACATCATCTCGGGGCTTCTGACCCCCTCCGAGGGCCAGGTCCTGTTCGACGACCGCGACGTCACCGGCCTGCCTCCCGACCAGCGCAACATCGCCCAGGTGTTCCAGTTCCCGGTGATCTACGACACCATGACCGTGCGCCAGAACCTCGCCTTCCCGCTCAAGAACCGGGGCGTGGACGCCGCCACCATCGAGGCCCGCGTGGGCGAGATCGCCGAGATGCTGGAGGTGACCGACATGCTCGACACCAAGGCGTCCAACCTCGGCCCCGACAACAAGCAGAAGATCTCCATGGGCCGCGGCCTCGTGCGCGACGACGTGAATGTCGTGATGTTCGACGAGCCGCTGACGGTCATCGACCCCCACCTGAAATGGAAACTGCGCTCCAAGCTCAAGGAGCTGCACCAGAAGGTGCGCGCCACCATGATCTACGTCACCCACGACCAGACCGAGGCGCTGACCTTCGCCGATGAGGTCGTGGTGATGCAGGACGGCGAGGTCGTGCAGATCGGCACCCCGGTGGAGCTCTTCGAGCGCCCCCAACACACCTTCGTCGGCCATTTCATCGGCTCGCCCGGCATGAACGTGCTGCCCTGCGAGCTGCGCGGCGACCACGCGGTGTTCGAAGGCCACGAGGTCGCGCTCGAAGGCCCCGCCACCGGCACCGGCGGCACGCTCAAACTCGGCATCCGGCCCGAATACGTCCGCCTGGGCGAGACCGGCCTGCCCGCGCAGCTGGTCAAGGTCTCCGACGTGGGCCGGCACTTCGTGCTCGACGCGATGGTCGGCAACACCCGCGTCAAGGCGGTCAGCGAAACGCCCCCGCCCCCCACCGGAAGCCCCGTCAATCTCAGCTTCCGCCCCGAACACACCCGCGTCTATCGCGACGGATGGATCGCCACGGAGGCCCGCCCATGA
- a CDS encoding DUF2927 domain-containing protein yields the protein MAKSTSRTAILGLVACACMALPGAADVQKSSQGTATVSKSSLAAYYATLEAQFLAQGKMKTARHVPNAPMDPVSLQRDFVHIALHKEYGSGLSASGSKTAKPLLRWETPVRVQVQFGPNVPKSNRAKDVRTISTYVNTLARATRHPITLNPHKPNFHVLVVTEAERKSLAKTLPKLIPGIAASTVNSIARMRPNHLCMVVAEPHGNRRKGFRRAVAIVRAEHPDRMRVSCIQEELAQGLGLSNDHKEVWPSIFNDDQEFALLTKRDEKLLGMLYDPRLRSGMKIDEVAPYLHAVASAQF from the coding sequence ATGGCGAAATCGACGTCCCGCACCGCCATCCTCGGGTTGGTCGCCTGCGCCTGCATGGCCCTGCCCGGCGCCGCGGACGTGCAAAAGAGCAGCCAAGGCACGGCGACCGTCTCCAAATCCAGTCTCGCGGCCTATTACGCCACGCTGGAGGCGCAGTTCCTCGCACAAGGCAAGATGAAGACTGCGCGCCATGTGCCCAACGCCCCGATGGACCCGGTCTCTCTCCAGCGCGACTTCGTCCATATCGCACTTCACAAGGAATATGGCAGCGGGTTGAGCGCCTCGGGCAGCAAGACCGCCAAGCCGCTTCTGCGCTGGGAAACGCCCGTGCGGGTGCAGGTGCAGTTCGGCCCGAACGTGCCCAAGTCGAACCGGGCCAAGGATGTCCGGACCATCTCGACCTATGTCAACACGCTGGCCCGCGCCACGCGCCACCCGATCACCCTGAACCCGCACAAGCCCAATTTCCATGTGCTCGTGGTGACCGAGGCGGAGCGGAAATCCCTGGCCAAGACCCTGCCCAAGCTGATCCCGGGCATTGCCGCCTCGACCGTGAACAGTATCGCGCGGATGCGGCCCAACCACCTGTGCATGGTGGTGGCCGAGCCCCATGGCAACCGGCGCAAGGGGTTTCGCCGCGCGGTGGCGATCGTGCGGGCCGAGCATCCGGACCGGATGCGCGTCTCCTGCATCCAGGAGGAGTTGGCCCAGGGGCTGGGCCTGTCGAACGACCACAAGGAGGTCTGGCCGTCGATCTTCAACGACGACCAGGAGTTCGCCCTGCTGACCAAGCGCGACGAGAAGCTGCTGGGCATGCTCTATGACCCCCGGCTGCGGTCGGGGATGAAGATCGACGAGGTCGCGCCCTACCTGCACGCGGTGGCCAGCGCGCAGTTCTGA
- a CDS encoding cupin domain-containing protein, with protein MTRITQTEAEARRVKRSDYTSCTVAFIDCKKPGSHLKQNYSIIGPGVTSSSEQVINLPEAHGFNIGAAAMPTGITNNLHIHFTAEVFMVYDGEYTFRWGSNGEHEMVGRPGDILSVPTWIFRGFTNTGAGEGWIFTTLGGDNTGGVIFHPDILREAADYGLYLSRNNVLIDTTRGDPTPGEGETLPPMSDAEVAKLRHYSPEEMRERLVSTAERDFRPAFVDRALDGCGAEIAPVIGHGISQNRDHAAKIRNPHGFSMEWLRVAPGQTVSPFTLDDKMVVIPRTDGLRARLNPEGDVTLDLGGWETFSIPAEITRAFENTSDSPVEALIIVSGDHQKRPRFAPQVLAAAAEKDLALDAQGYVAAAHLIPSYGLVAE; from the coding sequence ATGACCCGGATCACCCAGACCGAAGCCGAGGCCCGCCGCGTCAAACGCAGCGACTACACCTCCTGCACCGTCGCCTTCATCGACTGCAAGAAGCCCGGCTCCCACCTCAAACAGAACTACTCGATCATCGGCCCCGGCGTGACCTCGTCCTCCGAGCAGGTGATCAACCTGCCCGAAGCCCACGGGTTCAACATCGGGGCTGCCGCCATGCCCACCGGCATCACCAACAACCTGCACATCCATTTCACCGCCGAGGTGTTCATGGTCTATGACGGGGAATACACCTTCCGCTGGGGCTCGAACGGCGAGCACGAGATGGTCGGCCGCCCGGGCGACATCCTGTCGGTGCCCACCTGGATCTTCCGCGGCTTCACCAATACCGGCGCGGGCGAAGGCTGGATCTTCACCACGCTGGGCGGCGACAACACCGGCGGCGTGATCTTCCATCCCGACATCCTCCGCGAAGCGGCCGATTACGGGCTCTACCTGTCGCGCAACAACGTGCTGATCGACACCACCCGGGGCGACCCCACCCCCGGCGAGGGCGAAACCCTGCCGCCGATGAGCGATGCGGAGGTCGCCAAGCTCCGCCATTACAGCCCCGAGGAGATGCGCGAGCGCCTCGTCAGCACCGCCGAGCGCGACTTCCGCCCCGCCTTCGTCGACCGGGCGCTGGACGGTTGCGGCGCCGAGATCGCTCCGGTGATCGGCCACGGCATCAGCCAGAACCGCGACCACGCCGCCAAGATCCGCAACCCCCACGGGTTCTCCATGGAATGGCTCCGGGTCGCACCGGGGCAGACCGTCTCCCCCTTCACCCTCGACGACAAGATGGTGGTGATCCCGCGCACGGACGGGCTGCGGGCGAGGCTCAACCCCGAGGGCGACGTGACCCTGGACCTCGGCGGGTGGGAGACGTTCTCGATCCCCGCCGAAATCACCCGCGCCTTCGAGAATACCTCCGACAGCCCGGTCGAAGCCCTGATCATCGTCTCCGGCGACCACCAGAAACGGCCCCGCTTCGCGCCGCAGGTGCTCGCGGCGGCGGCGGAAAAGGACCTCGCCCTGGATGCCCAGGGCTACGTGGCCGCCGCCCACCTGATCCCGAGCTATGGCCTCGTGGCCGAGTAA